GATAAGAGTCATAGTATGCAATAGCTGAGGCAAATGTTGGTACTGGTACGCCAGCCTGTACAGCAATCGAAACAACGTCACGTACGGATTGCTGATATTTTTTTGTAATATCGATAAAGTAGTCATCTAAGAGTAAGTTCTCAATCGTTGGGTTTTTATCGTATGCATCTGTAATTTTTTGTAAAAACTGTGCACGGATGATACATCCCGCACGCCAAATTTTTGCAATATCACCGAATGGCAGATCCCAGTTATAATCTTCTGATGCAACTCGTAACTGAGCAAAACCTTGAGCGTAACTCATGATTTTACTGAAGTAAAGTGCTTCGCGGATTTTTTCGATCAATTCTTTCTTATCGCCTGAATACTCTGCTTTTTCAGGTTTAGCTAATACTTTGCTAGCTTTTACACGTTCTTCTTTATAGGCAGAAATAAAACGGGCAAAAACTGATTCAGTGATCAACGGTAACGGCACACCCAAATCTAAAGAGCTTTGACTTGTCCATTTACCCGTTCCTTTATTCCCGGCAGCATCTAAGATAACATCAACGATCGGTTGACCTGTCCCCTCATCATCTTTACGTGTCAAAATATCTGCAGTGATTTCAACAAGATAACTGTCTAACTCACCTTGATTCCACTCTTTGAAAATATCAGCCATTTCATCTACAGAAAGACCAAGGATATTTTTCATAAGATCATACGATTCCGCAATCAGCTGCATATCTCCATATTCGATACCATTGTGGACCATTTTAACATAATGTCCTGCACCATTAGGACCAATGTATGTTACGCAAGGTTCCCCGTCTTCTGCTTTTGCAGAAATTTTTTCTAAAATAGGAGCCACTAATTCGTAAGCTTCTTTCTGTCCACCAGGCATGATCGAAGGTCCCTTCAAAGCCCCTTCTTCACCGCCTGAAACACCAGTTCCGATGAAGTTGATTCCTGAGTTCGCTAATTCTTCATTTCTACGAATCGTATCTTTGAAGAATGTGTTTCCGCCATCGATCAAAATATCTCCCTTATCTAAATGAGGTAATAATTCCTGGATCGTAGCATCAGTCGCAAAACCCGCTTGAACCATCAACATGATACGACGTGGTTTTTCAATAGAGTCTACAAACTCTTCGATCGTGTATGTTGCTTTAAAATTTTTATCAGGGTGCTCTTCAACAACATCTGTTGTTTTTGATCCTGTACGATTAAATAGAGCAACTGAATAGCCTCTACTTTCAATATTCAATGCTAGATTTTTTCCCATTACGGCCATTCCGACTACGCCAAACTGTTGTTTTGTCATCTTGTATCCTCCCACTGTCTTTGAAAAAAAATTCATTAGAATTTTCTTATAATCTACATTATTATAACGTAGAATACTTGATATGAAAACAAAAATAGTTCGATTAAAATTTATTTTTATCGTTTCTGCAGTATTTCAGTCATTTGTCCATTGTTTTAAATCTTTTTATCTTAAAAATAAATCCCCTAGGCTCCATGGTTAGCCTAGGGGATTCGTAACATTTTCAAAAAAATGTTTTATGCTTCTTTAGAGACTACGTCTTTTCCATCGTAATGACCACATGCTGGACATACGTGATGGCTTTTTCTCATTTCACCACAGTTTGAACATGCATTCAAACCTTTGATCGTTAATTTGTAGTGAGTACGGCGTTTGCCCTTTTTAGCTTTTGATGTTCTTCTAGCTGGTACTGCCATTGGTGTTCCACCTCCTTGTAAAGATGTGTGCAGCAAGTGCACGATATATTCCAATCTTACTTAGTCATCATCACCATCAGCGTTTTCGCTAAATAGCTCGGATAATTTGGCAAGACGAGGATCCATTGTTTGTTGTGCTTCTGTTTCTCTTTTCTCCAAATATGCTTCTTCTGATAAGACTTCCCAGTCATTGCCTTTAGGCATCTCACTGCTAGTCATTTCTTCTTCAGTCAATACTTGGATCGGTATCGCTAAAAGAATGTTGTCTTCCACAGACTCGTCTAAATCGATCATCGGCTTCTCCAACAAGATGATTTCTTCCTCTGGTAAACGATCATCTTTCTTTTGATATTGCTCTTGTGTCATAAATACTTCGTCAACATCAATCGACATCCTAAGCGGAACAGGAGTTAAAGAACGTGAAGATGGCACAGTTACAATAACATCGATTCGATAGTGAATCAAATACTCCTCTTTGCCAACTGTTAGTATCCCCGTCACATTTATAGGACTAACATCCAGAATCAAATTATCTCGCTTCATCAATGAGGCTTTCAAATCTAATGTTTCCGAAAATTCTAATGGGTTGTCTTTGTATTTATTTAGTTCTAGTAAAGACCATTTCATATTCATCACCTCTTAACGCAACAAAAGCAATTATACAGGGGGATGAAAGCTTTGTCAATGAAATTTTCTTGACAGTATTTCCTTCTTTCACTTTTTTTCAGCCTGCTCTCTTCTATTCTTAATTTTTAATGGTAAAATAAGTCAAAGGAGGAGTTATATGAATGCATTTAAATTTGAACATGTCTCTTTTATTCGGGATAAAAAGATACTGTTAAATAACGTAAATTGGTCCGTTGATTCATCTGAAAATTGGGCCATTTTGGGATTGAACGGTGCAGGCAAGACGTTGCTTTTACAATTGATTTGCGGTTACCTTTGGCCTTCATCAGGGAGGTTAGAAGTCTTAGATGAAGTTTTTGGGCATACCTCGATTCCAGAGTTGCAACGCAGAATCGGCTGGGTCAGTACTGCTTTGCAGTATCGAATGAAAAATTGGGAAACCGCTGAGCGCATCGTTTTATCTGGTAAGTTTGCCAGTATCGGCATCTACCAAGAGTATACAAATGAAGAACTAGAGGAAGCCAAAATGATTTTGACTAACGCTGGTGGTGCTTCATTGATCGGAAAAAAATATGAAGTATTATCTCAAGGTGAACGGCAGCTTGTTTTGATCTCTAGAGCTTTGATGGCACATCCAGAATTATTGATTTTAGATGAACCTTGCAACGGTCTTGATTTATTTGCACGTGAAAAATTACTAAAGCAAATTCAGCAAATCGCAACTCAAAAAAGCCATCCAACTTTACTTTATGTGACACATCATACTGAAGAGATTCTTCCTTGTTTTGAGCATCTGATGCTGTTGAAAGATGGGGAGATTTTTGCGAAAGGTACTCGTGATAGTCTTTTTAACGAAAAAAAATTTACTGACTTTTATAACGAACCTATTCAGATCGTCTCTTTAAAAGAAGATCGTTTTGCAGTCTATCCCAAATAATTGGACTAATGATTTGTTTAGCTCGAGGATAAGAGAAAACAGTTTTCTCTTATCCTCGAGCGTTTTTAATCGTCTTTTGAAAAAGCTGTTATAGCCTCGATAAATTGTTCACCGTATTTATCAAGCTTGTTTTGTCCCACACCTTTTATTTGAAGGAGCTGGATCGAATTTTTTGGTCGTTTTTCACACATTTCTTTTAAGGTGCTGTCTGAAAAAATTAGGTATGGAGGAACCCCAGCATCCTGTGCTAGATCCAATCTTAGTCCTCTCAATACTTCAAACAATGCATCATCTATAGCGGCAACTTTACGTACGCGCTGATCTTCTTTTCTAAAAACTGTTTGTTTGCCTAATAAAACTTGGATACCGGTCGCTGAAACAGAAAGCAGCGGATATTGTCCATCGGATGGTGTCAAATATCTTTCGGCAGTCAAATAGTCGATCAGTTGAGTGACTTCCTTTTGAGTACGGTCTTTCATTAATCCATAGGTCGGCAAACGATGGAAATGCCATTGATCGATTTTTTGATCCTTTGACCCCGTCAATACTTTACCAACTAGGCCTTTACCAAATTTTTCTCCCATACGCTTGACGCATGACAGGACTTTTTGAGCATCGACTGTTACATCGACTAATTCTCGTTCATCTAAACAATTGGAACAGCGACCACATTCTGTTCCCTGCTCACCAAAGTAACGTAAAATGAACTGCTGCAGACACATTTGAGCATTGGCATACTGTGACATTTCACGCAGCTTCATATATTCTTTTTGCTTGTAGTCGATCGTCATTTCAGATTGATCGATAAAAAACTGCTGGATTTGCAGATCCTGAGGACCGTATAACAATACAGCATCACTCGGCAGCCCATCACGACCAGCGCGTCCTGCTTCTTGATAATAGGACTCAATATTCCCTGGTATTTGAGCATGGATGACAAAACGTACATTACTCTTATTGATCCCCATACCAAATGCATTTGTAGCAACCATCACCTGTATTTTGTCAAATAAAAATTCCTCTTGATTATGATTTCGATCACTCTCATTCATGCCTCCGTGGTACATACCAACAGCAATTTTCTTACTTTTCAATAAATGATAGATTCGTTCTACTTCTTTTCTAGTGCTGGCATAGACGATTCCAGACTGATCTTTGTTCATCTTTAAGTATTCCAGCAAATAAACATCGCGATTTTGATCTTTCACTACTTGAAAGGATAAGTTTTCACGGGCAAACCCTGTTTGTACTTGATTCTGTTTTGGTATGTGTAATTGCTCTAAGATATCTTCTGCAACTTGAGGTGTCGCTGTAGCAGTCAATGCAATGACTGAAGGCTGTTGCTGAAATTGTTCAATGATTTCGGCTAAACGTAAATAGCTAGGACGAAAGTCGTGTCCCCATTGAGAAATACAGTGTGCCTCATCTACAGCCAGTAAATCGATCGGTACGTGTAAAAGCAGTTGCTGAAAATCAAAAGATTCTAAGCGTTCGGGTGCTACATAAAGAAGTTTGACTTTTCGATCTACAGCAAGTTGAACTCGCTTATTCATCTCTTGCTGAGAAATCGTGCTATTGATAAACGTTGCAGGGATCCCCATCATGTTTAGAGCATCGACTTGATCTTTCATCAAGGAAATCAACGGAGAAATCACTAAAGTCAGATTCTCTAAAGCAAGTGCAGGCAGTTGATAGCAAATCGATTTACCGCCACCTGTGGGCATGATTCCTAATACATTTTCTTTATTTAATACATGATTGATGATTTCTTCTTGACCTTGACGAAAATCATCATAGCCAAATTTTTCTTTTAATAGCGCTTTTATGTCAATCATGTGGTTCGCTCCATTCTTTGTATATGACAGTTATTTTAGCACGCTCTATCTTGCAATTCAATAAAGGATCATGGTTCACCGTGAAACAAATCAGTTTTCGTGAAACATCTCTGTACTTAACTTTTTTTCAAAAATCCTTATTTACCAAGCTTTATAAAATAGTATACGCATTTTTATCACTTTCTATTTAGAGTTATCCACAAAAAAAGATGGGACACAACAATCATTGTCATGTCTCATCTAATTTCGTGTAGCTAAGAAATAGCCAAACGACGAGTTTATTCTGCTACTTTTTTCTTTTTACTTGCTTTTTCACGTTCATTTTTGTTTAAAATTTGTTTTCTTAAACGGATGCTTTCTGGTGTTACTTCACAGTACTCATCCTCATTCAAGAATTCTAATGATTCTTCTAATGTAAGCTTTTTAGTTTTTTTGATCACTGACGTTTGGTCTTTAGTCGCAGAACGTACGTTAGTCATTTGTTTAGCTTTCGTGATATTTACTGTTAAGTCGTTATCACGGTTATTTTCACCGATGATCATTCCTTCGTAAACTTCAGTCGTTGGTTCTACAAAGACTGTTCCGCGTTCTTCAATACTCATGATACTATACGTAGTTGCTTTACCTGTATCGATAGAAACAAGAGCGCCTTGGTGACGTCCGCCGATCGTTCCTTGGATCATCGGTAAATATTGATCAAAAGTATGGTGCATGATTCCATAACCACGTGTCATTGATAAAAACTCAGTTGTATAACCGATCAAACCACGAGCTGGTGCTAAGAAAATCAAACGAATTTGACCGTTACCAGTATGGATCATGTCTTGCATTTCACCTTTACGTTGGCTTAATGACTCAATGACACTCCCCATGTATTCTTCTGGCGTATCGATTTGAACACGTTCAAAAGGTTCACATTTTACACCTTCGATTTCACGTTCAATAACTTCTGGACGAGATACTTGTAATTCATACCCTTCACGACGCATGTTTTCGATCAAAATCGACAAGTGCAATTCACCACGACCAGAAACAGTCCAAGCATCTGGAGCAATTGGTTCTACGCGTAGTGATACGTCTGTTTGTAATTCTGCCATCAAGCGTTCTTCGATTTTACGCGCTGTGACAAATTTACCTTCACGACCGGCAAAAGGAGAGTTATTTACTAAGAATGTCATTTGTAATGTTGGTTCATCGATGTGTAAAATCGGCAGCGCTTCTTGATGCGCAACGTCTGCTACTGTTTCACCAACGAAGATATCTTCCATACCTGAAACGGCAATTAAATCGCCTGCTTTTGCTTCATTGATTTCCACACGTTGTAATCCGAAGAAACCGAAAATTTTAGTTACACGGAAATTTTTCACACTACCGTCTAATTTCATCAAGGCAACTTGGTCGCCCACTTTCATTGTACCGCGGAAAACACGTCCGATACCGATACGTCCTACATAGTCATTGTAATCTAATAATGAAACTTGGAATTGTAATGGTTCATCTGAGTTATCAACTGGAGCTGGTACATGATCGATGATCTGATCAAAGATCGGCGCCATAGTTGGTTCTTGGTCTTCTGGATCATCAGAGTTACTTGAAGTTCCATTTAAAGCTGATGCATAAACAACTGGGAAGTCCAATTGTTCATCATCCGCGCCTAGTTCAATAAATAATTCTAATACTTCATCCACAACATGTTCAGGACGAGCAGAAGGTTTATCGATTTTATTTACGACAACGATCGGTGTTACTTTTTGTTCTAGTGCTTTTTTCAATACGAAACGTGTTTGAGGCATCGTTCCTTCATAAGCATCAACGACTAAAACCACACCATCGACCATTTTCATGATACGCTCAACTTCACCACCGAAGTCCGCGTGTCCAGGAGTATCTAAAATATTGATGCGGGTGCCATTGTAATCAACGGCTGTATTTTTGGCTAAGATCGTGATCCCACGTTCGCTTTCGATCGCATTTGAGTCCATCGCACGCTCTTGCAGCTGCGTATGTCCGTCTAATGTTTGCGATTGTTTCAATAATTCATCCACCAAGGTTGTTTTCCCATGGTCGACGTGGGCGATAATTGCTACGTTTCTGATATCTTCTCTGTATTTCACTGTAATTGCTCCTTATCCTTTAGCCTTACGTCACTTGTTCATTTAAATCCGACTGTTTATTATAGCAAACTTTTTTCATGAAATATAGTCTAAAGCTTTCAAAAGTTATGAAAACTTCATGATTTTCTTGCTATTTTCTGAAAAATAGCACATTATTCGCTAAAAATCAACCTCAGAGTTCGTTTACTTATCTAAAAAATTGGTTTTAATTTCGCTATATGCCTCTGGAGTTGCTGCTAAAAAGTATTCGCGTCCAGAAAACGATAACGCTTTTCCTTCTATAGTTGAGTAGCTAAAATGGAATTCCTCCAGTAAAACGATCCCAGCTGCATAATCCCATGGGCTCAAATTAGAAACGTAACCAATATGATTGCCTTTTAGCATGGCGATCATTTCGATTCCAGCACACCCACTCACACGTACGCCCATAGAAGCATGTCCAATCTTCCTAGCACAATGAATATCTTCACCAAACATGTAGGCATTCATTCCAAGCAGTCCTGCTGACAAGCCTAAATTTTTCGGTTGAATAAGCCTTTGTTCTCCTAAGAACACACCGATCCCTTTTCCGCCCCAGCATAATTCATCTTTCATCACATCATAAATAAACCCTAATTTTCCGATCCCATCTTCAAAAACGGCGATCATAATACAAAAGTTTTCCTGTTCCATAACAAAATTCATTGTGCCGTCAATCGGGTCGATGATCCAGACGCGGCCTGCTAGAGAGTCGATTGTGCTGTAGCCTTTTTCTTCTGCCAAAATTTTATCAGCTGGATAATGTTCTTTGATTTTTTTGATCAGCAATGTTTGGGTTTCTTCATCTATGGAGGTCACTAAGTCTGTTCTTCCTGATTTTTGTGAAACAGCGAAATCAGTTGTTAAGCTCGTTTGAATAAAGTCTGCCGCTTCTCGAATCCAATCCTTGATTTCAATGATCATTTTTTCTGCTGTCATTTTAATCAGCTCCTAGTTTTAATCTGCCTGTCTGCTGTTTTTTCGCTTGCTGAACCGTTCTATATAATGAATAGCCAGAGACTTTTTGAAATTCATTGCCTAAACGCTTTTCTTCACCAATGCTTTTAACGACCGTTTTAAAGCGTTGATAGATTTGTAAAAACTCCTCGGCATTTATCCCTGTTTCATTTGCCTGTTCCACTGCTGACCACATATTCGTCACGATGACCATCTCATCTGTGGTCCAGTCCAAATCTAAAGGGTATTGATAATCTTTCATGTCTTCACCTCTTCAACTAGTATAGCATATCTTCATGAAATCACTTTTTCCGCCGTTCTTGCCAGTTTGTCCATAATGGTAAAAACAACACTCCTTTTTCAACACCAATTCGCTGTGCAGAATAGATTCCAGCATTTCCAGAACACATATAGCTGATCAAACAAATCATGAAAAAGAAAACAGCAGCGTCACTGCCAAAAAGTTCGATCCCCATAATAAAACAAGCAATAGGAGTATTGGTCGCTCCTGAAAAGACACCAATAAAGCCCAGTCCAGCCAAAAATGGAATAGATACATGGAGAAGCGCAGCCAAGCTGCTGCCTAATGTTGCACCAATTTCAAATAGCGGAGTCACTTCGCCGCCTTGATAGCCAGCACCTAAGGATAGAACTGTGAAGAAGAGCTTGCCTATCCAATCAAACCAATAGCTTTCTCCATTGAATGCATCTTTTAGTAAAGGTAAGCTCAAACCAAGATATCGCTGAGTTTGTAAAATGAAAACGACGGCTACGACAACTGCTCCACCTAAAAAATTTCTTAAAACAACATTTTTGATCCAATTTGCATAAACCTTCTTAATACATACGATGGAACGGCTGAACAACCAGCCTGCTAAGCCAAAACAAATCCCAGCTGCAAAAATTTTGATAAATAAAGGCACTGTCCAGTCTGGAATTTGTCCCATACTATAATGCGTGTGCGTGACTCCAAACGCTTCTGTAACGAAATTTGCAAAAAAAGCTGCAAAAAAACTTGGAAAAATAGCATCTGACCTTAAACGTCCGATCACTAATACTTCTAAACCAAAAACTGTACCAGCCAGCGGTGTACCAAAGACTGAACTAAAACCAGCACTGATCCCGCTAATAATGACGATCTCTCTTTCTAATTTATCCAAACGAAATAAACGGCCAACGGCATTGGCAACTGTTCCACCCATTTGGACCGCTGTTCCTTCACGTCCAACAGAACCACCGAATAAATGTGTCGTGATCGTTCCGAATAAAGTTAATGGGATCAGTCGCAGAGGAATATTTTCTTGTTCACCATTTGCCTGATCGATCACAAGATTATTCCCTCTACTTGCATTGCCGCCATATTGCTTATATAAAAAGGCAAATAAAGCGCCACTAAACGGTAACAAAAATAATAGCCAGGTATGATTCAACCTGATTGTAGTCACCAGGTCTAAACTTTTCAAAAAAAATGCGGATAATATCCCCATCACAAGCCCAATTAGTGCAGAGATCATGAGCCATTTCATCATATGAATACTCATTTTAATTGGCATTTTCAAATCACTTTCCATACTTTCAACTCCTCTATCAATGTTGACTATTCTCAATCATACTACTTTTCAGTAACATACTGGTCAATTATATCAAAACTTTTTCAAATTAGATAAATCAAATTTTTTTATTCACATTTTTCTCAGTAAAGCCCTTGCAAAACTGATGGATTGTGCTACTATGAATAGGAAATTTTTAGCATACCTGATCTTAACGAAGAGGCGTTTTATTTTTAATTCAACATAGCATTTATTGATTTGATTTTTTACAGATGAAAGGATGTTTTCATTGAAAGAATTAACACATGGCAACCCAGCAAAACTGATTTTCTTTTTTACGATCCCACTATTGATCGGTAATATCTTCCAACAGTTCTATAATATGGCTGATATGATCATTGTAGGGCAAACCCTTGGAAAAGATGCTTTAGCAGCAGTTGGCTCCACCGGCAGCATTACTTTTTTGATCATCGGTTTTGCTCAAGGATTAACTGCTGGTCTGTCTATTTTAACTTCTCAGCGTTTCGGTGGTCAAGATTATCGTGGGGTGAAAAAAAGTTTTGCGACCGGCATCATGATCAGTGGGATCGTGACGATTATTTTGACAGTATTGAGCTTGATTTTTGTTCATCCGATGCTTGTCTTGATGCAAACGCCAAAAGAAATCATCGATGATGCACAGATTTTTATTTCAATTATTTTTGCTGGAATTTTTGCTGCAATGGCTTTTAATCTGTTGTCTAATGTGATCCGTGCACTTGGCGATAGTCGGACACCGCTTCTATTCTTGATCATTGCCAGTATTATAAATGTTGTTTTAGATTTGATTTTGATCATTAATTTTCATATGGGGGTAGCTGGTGCCGGGATCGCTACTGTTACCGCTCAAATTGTTTCCAGTCTACTTTGTGTCATTTATATTCGACGGAAAATTCCAAACCTGCAATTACGAAAAAAGGATTTTACTTTTGACAAAAAAGATTTCCGTGCTCATTTAAATATTGCCTTGCCTATGGCTTTCCAGTCTTCAATCATTGCAATCGGCGCCATTATTTTACAAGCTGCTTTGAATAGTTTAGGGACAGATGTTGTGGCTGCACAGGCAGCTTCCGGTAAAATCGAGCAATTTGCGACACAACCGATGATGTCTTTCGGCATTGCAATGGCTACGTTTACTGCTCAAAATTATGGTGCCAAGAAATACAAACGCATTCTACAAGGCGTTACTCAGTGCTTAATCATGAGTATTAGTTTTAGTTTGCTAGCTGGTGGGATCGTGATTCTTTTCGGTCAAAATCTCGTAACACTTTTTGTTAGTGCAAAAGAAACGGCGGTTCTTGATTTATCTCAGATCTACTTTAATGTCAATGGGAGTATGTACTGGCTTTTGGCGATTCTTTTCATTCTGCGCTATACGCTTCAAGGACTTGGGCAAAGTATCGTGCCTACGATTGCTGGAATCATGGAGCTGATCATGCGTTCATTTGCTGCGATCATTTTGACAGCTTCTTTAGGCTTTGTTGGAGCAGCCCTCGCCTCCCCGCTTGCTTGGGCAGGTTCGGTGATTGTTTTACTAGCTTCTTATTTTAAAGCAATCAAACGTTTAAAAAAACTAGAACAAGCACAGCAGTTGGAATCGCAATAAAAAAAACAACCGATTCTCTTATTTGAGAATCGGTTGTTTTTTATTATTGTACAGGTTGCTTTTTACCGAAGTATTGGCGCCATTTTGACTTCACTGCATTGGTCATTGGTTCTGATGCTTCTTTGACAGCACAATATTTGTCGACCATCGTAACAATGTAGCTTTCTTTGTATTTAGGCGGGGCAATCGTTGCTCCCCACATATGCTTGATGATAATGTCGCGTTCTAAATCTGAAAGCTCTGTCAGCTTCTCTGCATTTTTCACAGCGATCCTAGGATGCATGTAGGCATGTGAGCCTTCATCAAACTTTGTCGTCCGCCAATCGTAATAAAACAGATCATGCAATAAACCAGCACGAGCGGTTGCTCTTGCATCTCCGTTCCATTTCTTCGCTAATAGGTAGCTGTTGTAAGAAACGCTGATCGAGTGATCCAAACGAGTTGAATGAACATGCTGTGTGTAATTACTTAAACGCTGAACTTCTTCTTTTTCCAATAAATCTTCTACATAAGACATATATTCTTGATCTTCGCGCCATTTTTCAGTCATTAATTCGGGTTCCACCTTTTTGAAAAGCTGATCTTTCCCTCTGATTTGAAGAGGTACAAATCGAGCTAAATGATTTGAAAGACTTGACTTTGATTTGCCAATCATTGTGTCTTTTTAACTTGATGAAAGTATAGCACCTTGATTTTGGAAATACTAGGATTTTAGAAATCCGTAACTAAACTTTAATAATTGCTTTAGATTTGTAACGGTTAACACTACAAAGCTTTTTCATTTTGGTGTCTAGAGAACTCTGCCTTGATTTGAATAAAGGAATGAAAAACTTGCAGCAATTGAAAAATCTGCGCTCGATTCTCAAATTCTTCCCTCGTTTTTGGTAGCTCTTTTTTACGATAAACGTCATAAACTTGCGTGATTCGATCAAGAATCGCTTGTCCATCATTTGTTTCTGCAAATGTTTCTGCTGTATACTCCAATAACTGCTGAATACTTTCAACTTGTTCCGGTTCCACAGTTATTTTCTCTAAGATCCGCAGCATATCTTTTAAACTATTACTCTGCATTCTACGCATCGTAAAATAGTTTAAATAGTAATCATCAGATGATAATAAGTGATTTTCGGCATGTGTCTTCGCCCAAGTTTCACCTGTACGAATAAAAGCTTTAAGATCATCGCATTTTTCAAAAAGATTTCGTTCTTTGCCATGTTGATTCAAATAGGCCGCCATATTATTCAATATCTTACGAAACATGACTTCAATGACTTCCTGATCTTCTTTCAAACGTTTCTCAGCATCAGGCATGTAGGCATTCATCAATAAAGCAAAACCTACACCGATCGTCATCAATAAAAATTCATTTCCGATGAATGCCCAGGATAAATTTTTCTCAACTAAGTACTGAGTGACTAGCACTGAACTTACGACGATCCCATCGGAAAGCTTGAAATAGACTGCAGAAGGGATAAATAAGAGTAAAAAAATACCAAATGCAACAGGATTAAAGCCAAAAAGAGTAAAACAGATATAAGCAATCCCAGTAGCTAACGCTAATGACAACAGGCGATACAAACCTGTCAATATTGAGGTCTTTTTTGTGTTAGTCACACTTAAGACAGAAATAATTCCTGCAGATGCGGGGTAAAGCAATCCTAAGCTGCCTGCAACAACCATCGCTAGCGTGGCACTTACAGCAGTTTTGATCGTTCTTAAGCCAATTTTCATTTGACCTCTCCTTATAATTTTAGTTAATCTTTTATTTTAATACTAGTAATTTTACCTCTATTTCGGTTATGATGAAATAGTAAAGTCATTAAATGTTGATGATAGGAGTGGAAGCTCATGGAGGTTGGTCGTTTTCGCTTAGGTATGCGAACACTAAAAACTGCCCTCGCAGTAATGTTATGTATTATTTTATTTAAAGTATTTGATCGAGGCGCACCGATGATTGCTGCTTTAGCCGCTGTTTTTTCATTGCGGCAAGACCTGACCACCAGTGTGACTTTCGGTAAGTCCAGAATCCTCGGCAACACACTCGGCGGTGGATTAGCGATCGTTTACTTTTTAGTAAAAGATCTGTTCGCTAATGATTTTTTAGTCGAATTGCTGTTGCTTCCTATACTAGTTATTATCGTGATCGTAGTTTCTGATGGTATCAACAATAACTCAGGTATTATTTCTGCCATTGCAACGCTTTTGCTGATTTCCCTTAGTATTCCTCAAGGCGAATCTTTTTATTTCGCTTTAGACCGAGTCATCGATACATTTATCGGTACATTCATCGGCATTGGTTTGAACTTTTTTTTCAAACCGAAACCAATTGAAGAAACACACGAGATCGAAGAAGATCTTGCTGAACTAGCAAAAAAAGAGGCTGAACTAAAGGAACTTAG
This sequence is a window from Enterococcus wangshanyuanii. Protein-coding genes within it:
- the gndA gene encoding NADP-dependent phosphogluconate dehydrogenase → MTKQQFGVVGMAVMGKNLALNIESRGYSVALFNRTGSKTTDVVEEHPDKNFKATYTIEEFVDSIEKPRRIMLMVQAGFATDATIQELLPHLDKGDILIDGGNTFFKDTIRRNEELANSGINFIGTGVSGGEEGALKGPSIMPGGQKEAYELVAPILEKISAKAEDGEPCVTYIGPNGAGHYVKMVHNGIEYGDMQLIAESYDLMKNILGLSVDEMADIFKEWNQGELDSYLVEITADILTRKDDEGTGQPIVDVILDAAGNKGTGKWTSQSSLDLGVPLPLITESVFARFISAYKEERVKASKVLAKPEKAEYSGDKKELIEKIREALYFSKIMSYAQGFAQLRVASEDYNWDLPFGDIAKIWRAGCIIRAQFLQKITDAYDKNPTIENLLLDDYFIDITKKYQQSVRDVVSIAVQAGVPVPTFASAIAYYDSYRSERLPANIIQAQRDYFGAHTYQRTDKEGTYHYSWYNEE
- the rpmF gene encoding 50S ribosomal protein L32; its protein translation is MAVPARRTSKAKKGKRRTHYKLTIKGLNACSNCGEMRKSHHVCPACGHYDGKDVVSKEA
- a CDS encoding YceD family protein, yielding MKWSLLELNKYKDNPLEFSETLDLKASLMKRDNLILDVSPINVTGILTVGKEEYLIHYRIDVIVTVPSSRSLTPVPLRMSIDVDEVFMTQEQYQKKDDRLPEEEIILLEKPMIDLDESVEDNILLAIPIQVLTEEEMTSSEMPKGNDWEVLSEEAYLEKRETEAQQTMDPRLAKLSELFSENADGDDD
- a CDS encoding ABC transporter ATP-binding protein gives rise to the protein MNAFKFEHVSFIRDKKILLNNVNWSVDSSENWAILGLNGAGKTLLLQLICGYLWPSSGRLEVLDEVFGHTSIPELQRRIGWVSTALQYRMKNWETAERIVLSGKFASIGIYQEYTNEELEEAKMILTNAGGASLIGKKYEVLSQGERQLVLISRALMAHPELLILDEPCNGLDLFAREKLLKQIQQIATQKSHPTLLYVTHHTEEILPCFEHLMLLKDGEIFAKGTRDSLFNEKKFTDFYNEPIQIVSLKEDRFAVYPK
- the recQ gene encoding DNA helicase RecQ — encoded protein: MIDIKALLKEKFGYDDFRQGQEEIINHVLNKENVLGIMPTGGGKSICYQLPALALENLTLVISPLISLMKDQVDALNMMGIPATFINSTISQQEMNKRVQLAVDRKVKLLYVAPERLESFDFQQLLLHVPIDLLAVDEAHCISQWGHDFRPSYLRLAEIIEQFQQQPSVIALTATATPQVAEDILEQLHIPKQNQVQTGFARENLSFQVVKDQNRDVYLLEYLKMNKDQSGIVYASTRKEVERIYHLLKSKKIAVGMYHGGMNESDRNHNQEEFLFDKIQVMVATNAFGMGINKSNVRFVIHAQIPGNIESYYQEAGRAGRDGLPSDAVLLYGPQDLQIQQFFIDQSEMTIDYKQKEYMKLREMSQYANAQMCLQQFILRYFGEQGTECGRCSNCLDERELVDVTVDAQKVLSCVKRMGEKFGKGLVGKVLTGSKDQKIDQWHFHRLPTYGLMKDRTQKEVTQLIDYLTAERYLTPSDGQYPLLSVSATGIQVLLGKQTVFRKEDQRVRKVAAIDDALFEVLRGLRLDLAQDAGVPPYLIFSDSTLKEMCEKRPKNSIQLLQIKGVGQNKLDKYGEQFIEAITAFSKDD